The Cryptococcus neoformans var. neoformans B-3501A chromosome 4, whole genome shotgun sequence genome has a window encoding:
- a CDS encoding hypothetical protein (Match to ESTs gb|CF189981.1|CF189981, gb|CF189373.1|CF189373, gb|CF191678.1|CF191678; HMMPfam hit to RRM_1, RNA recognition motif. (a.k.a. RRM, RBD, or RNP domain), score: 85.0, E(): 1.9e-22), translated as MSDPNDVWKDSSATNGAPVDSYARESSPRRETRGDDARSPRRDRSRSPARAPERADRGRGDGPNTVNQGNNLHVSGLSRAVTERQLEDLFSQIGKVAKVQIMVDPHSQESRGFGFVMMESPEEAQAAIDQLSGQNVEGKSITVAHARRGRARTPTPGRYHGVKADSRPQHSSYDRPYQPRSYDSRYYDRPPPRAYDERDRYDRRDRYDDRRYDDRYARDRYDDYYRSSGGAPERDSRYERREERPRYDERPRY; from the exons ATGTCCGACCCCAACGACG TCTGGAAGGATTCCTCTGCTACCAATGGTGCTCCTGTCGATTCTTATGCTAGGGAGAGCTCTCCTCGACGTGAAACTCGAGGTGACGATGCCAGGAGCCCAAGAAGGGATAGGAGTAGGAGTCCTGCCAGGGCCCCTGAGAGGGCTGATAGGGGACG CGGTGACGGACCTAACACTGTCAACCAAGGTAATAACCTTCACGTCAGTGGCTTATCTCGTGCCGTTACCGAGCGTCAGCTTGAAGATTTGTTCAGCCAAATTGGCAAGGTTGCCAAGGTTCAGATCATGGTTGACCCCCACTCTC AGGAGTCCCGTGGCTTCGGTTTTGTCATGATGGAGTCCCCGGAGGAGGCGCAAGCTGCAATTGACCAGCTTTCTGGCCAGAATGTCGAAGGCAAGAGCATTACTGTTGCTCAT GCTCGACGAGGTCGAGCTCGTACACCCACTCCTGGCCGATATCATGGTGTGAAGGCCGATAGCCGACCTCAGCACAGCTCTTATGACAGGCCGTACCAACCTAGGTCTTACGACTCTCGATACTATGAccgacctcctcctcgggcTT ACGATGAGCGTGACAGATATGACCGTCGGGACCGGTACGACGACCGAAGGTATGACGATCGTTATGCTAGAGACCG ATACGATGACTACTACCGAAGCAGCGGTGGTGCTCC CGAACGCGACAGTCGTTACGAAaggcgagaagagaggcCCAGATACGATGAGAGGCCTAGGTATTAG
- a CDS encoding hypothetical protein (HMMPfam hit to Pkinase, Protein kinase domain, score: 199.0, E(): 9.1e-57) — protein sequence MVVTVIAPHDLHRNSPSNAADALSSGLSPISFDQRDRGHNTGYKLSPESSAVISSPPQPTHMSLPRRSDTFPPSLESDELDHAGPSHATSRPIPPPPNPRRHRSGILMSRVRAASGSSIKMKSAVSGSKSHGDLMSVVERIDDDLVEDDEMEELDEEADFDKDESLRRRRLRGRSNDGWKRIVSEGGRHESTDEGGEASFWDNSARYYHHLHSHPSSRTGSITASPEPSPVASHSASPIIVPRSLSLPQHGIGPPLQGTSKSLSPNQQFLQSRLPPTFPNCPNGTVQETNFQEHFCPAAMVFTPTTQEWKDFQAMPEWKTLHESKEETSFSGGSSEDAAQNQHSRHASLESDSDKFLSARPALRSTISAEYLGPEDYHTPDPGSPSGKSGEIDDSAKPSFKPNIISASPIIYPTDRMASSVVPFDFSSTAEESQLPDGRIMSHGALGLENTAPTLSSNDHVVRNSDHPPPPVRWNSIGNRDSLRAVHGPEAPTLPRTKTKRELEREKLLKMVDEELEAENQLSKNDGWGGGVQQIGNGLGLDHVKSNSTGNIQSVKLVEEEKGPIPDVRIDPDALERPSSADPLENSKLGMQPPNPFDSGFGQAQSKLNQKASLSPTHPFKPSPLNAEPIVAEDAHSIPSTTSVTPHDTTPTGEIPPPIFPEPPATSLDSIRDYARGLAPPGSPRTGDAVPPKSPRSTRKRDTNRVSLVAGRVVQPFTLPASTSLPASSKPPESPSLQAFSPFRSPALSRPSSATLQHHSFSRLDSTLSIAPSTGVPSECGTPTEEKAGGMGGRGIDDYVILKEAGKGAYGLVMRAKLKGPKGEPVGDEVIIKYIIKARILADCWKKHKVLGPIPVEIHVMDQLRHLLYTPPKQMNPWDPARSRSGATKPDGASRSDNEVVSTLETPGSPGSGSENGRLYTSTQKHIAEEIKSSPQRGHPNICKLVDFFEDKEFYYLVMPCFGNGMDLFDRVESQPSGLESFEVRSLIGQLSDAVQFLHANGIVHRDIKDENVVLDGSGHCQLIDFGSAAHWRPGKKWDTFSGTLHYASPEILRGEMYGGKEQDIWALGVVTYVLLVGETPFSELPDEVLHGLAPDSKAYAALMDRCGAGHEEEGEESDGGGKLRDAADFVMRCMEPEVGDRPSAEVLLEHRYLRGRDGWVGKKGWIKV from the exons ATGGTGGTCACGGTCATTGCTCCTCACGATTTACATCGAAACAGTCCATCCAACGCTGCTGACGCTTTGAGCTCTGGCTTGTCGCCCATCTCCTTCGACCAGCGGGATCGTGGCCACAACACAGGCTACAAGTTGAGTCCTGAATCCAGTGCTGTAATATCTTCGCCACCGCAGCCGACCCACATGTCGCTCCCTAGACGGAGCGATACCTTCCCACCTTCCTTAGAAAGCGACGAATTAGACCATGCCGGCCCATCGCACGCTACGTCGAGACCCAtaccgccaccaccaaacCCAAGGAGACATCGGTCTGGGATTTTAATGTCGCGTGTAAGAGCAGCGAGTGGATCATCAATCAAGATGAAATCCGCAGTATCGGGAAGCAAGAGCCACGGTGATCTTATGTCAGTGGTCGAAAGGATTGACGATGAtcttgttgaggatgacgaaatggaagagttggaCGAGGAAGCTGATTTTGATAAGGATGAATCACTCCGGAGAAGACGGTTACGCGGAAGGAGCaatgatggatggaagaggatagtTAGCGAAGGCGGCCGACACGAAAGCACagatgaaggtggtgaGGCATCTTTCTGGGACAATTC CGCACGATACTATCATCACCTGCATTCACACCCGTCCTCCCGCACTGGCTCCATCACTGCATCCCCTGAACCTTCCCCCGTTGCCTCACACTCAGCTTCCCCGATTATCGTTCCACGCAGCTTGTCTTTGCCACAACACGGCATTGGTCCCCCATTGCAAGGAACTTCGAAATCTCTATCTCCAAACCAGCAATTTTTACAATCACGTCTACCTCCCACATTTCCTAATTGCCCCAATGGGACGGTTCAAGAAACCAATTTCCAAGAACACTTTTGTCCAGCAGCTATGGTATTCACTCCCACGACACAAGAGTGGAAGGACTTTCAAGCCATGCCCGAATGGAAAACATTGCATGAgtcgaaagaagaaacaagTTTTAGTGGCGGCAGTAGCGAAGATGCAGCCCAGAACCAACATAGTCGGCACGCAAGTCTCGAGAGCGATTCTGACAAGTTCCTTTCGGCGCGACCTGCTCTTCGCTCAACGATCTCAGCAGAGTATCTGGGCCCCGAAGACTATCATACTCCTGATCCCGGTTCTCCATCTGGCAAGAGTGGTGAAATTGATGATTCTGCCAAACCATCATTTAAACCCAACATCATCTCAGCAAGCCCCATCATTTATCCCACAGACAGAATGGCGAGCTCGGTGGTACCATTCGATTTTTCGTCTACAGCTGAAGAGTCGCAACTTCCTGACGGTCGTATAATGAGCCATGGTGCTCTTGGGCTGGAAAACACAGCGCCAACTTTGAGCAGTAATGATCATGTCGTACGCAACTCTGACCATCCTCCCCCGCCTGTCAGATGGAACAGTATTGGCAATCGTGACTCATTGCGTGCAGTACATGGACCCGAAGCTCCGACCTTACCGCGTACTAAAACGAAACGTGAActggaaagggagaagcTATTAAAAATGGTGGACGAAGAATTGGAGGCAGAAAATCAACTATCGAAGAACGACGGTTGGGGCGGCGGCGTGCAACAGATTGGAAATGGGTTAGGGTTGGACCACGTGAAGAGTAACAGTACAGGTAATATACAATCTGTGAAgcttgttgaggaagagaaaggacCAATACCAGATGTGAGGATTGATCCTGATGCACTGGAGAGACCGAGTTCGGCCGATCCTTTGGAGAACAGTAAGCTTGGAATGCAGCCACCTAATCCGTTTGACAGCGGATTCGGCCAAGCTCAAAGCAAGCTCAACCAAAAggcttctctttcccccacTCATCCGTTCAAGCCCTCGCCGCTCAATGCGGAGCCTATAGTGGCTGAGGATGCCCATTCTATTCCTTCAACGACTTCTGTTACTCCTCACGATACGACTCCTACAGGTGAAATTCCTCCACCGATTTTTCCCGAACCGCCGGCAACGTCTCTTGACAGTATTCGGGACTATGCTCGGGGTCTAGCGCCGCCTGGCTCACCTAGAACTGGAGACGCAGTACCGCCCAAGTCACCACGTTCTACCCGTAAAAGGGATACCAATCGTGTCAGTCTCGTTGCCGGTAGGGTGGTTCAACCCTTTACTCTTCCGGCATCGACCTCTCTTCCGGCATCCTCTAAGCCACCCGAAAGTCCTTCACTTCAGGCATTTTCCCCTTTTCGTTCACCCGCCCTATCCCGCCCCTCCAGCGCCACGTTACAGCATCATTCATTCTCAAGGCTTGATTCTACTCTCAGCATCGCACCCAGCACAGGTGTGCCGAGCGAATGCGGAACCCctacagaggagaaggccggaggaatgggaggaCGTGGGATTGATGATTATGTTATTTTGAAAGAGGCTGGTAAAGGAGCTTACGGGCTGGTCATGAGGGCGAAATTGAAGGGGCCAAAGGGAGAGCCAGTGGGG GATGAAGTCATCATTAAATACATTATCAAAGCAAGAATCTTGGCAGATTGTTGGAAAAAACACAAGGTGCTTGGTCCGATCCCCGTCGAGA TCCACGTCATGGATCAGCTTCGCCACCTTCTGTACACTCCACCGAAGCAGATGAATCCATGGGATCCTGCTCGTTCTCGGTCTGGAGCTACTAAGCCAGACGGAGCATCTAGATCCGACAATGAAGTTGTCTCAACGCTAGAGACGCCGGGTTCGCCAGGGTCTGGTTCAGAAAATGGCAGACTGTACACTTCAACTCAAAAGCATATTGCCGAAGAGATTAAGTCTTCGCCACAGAGGGGTCACCCCAACATCTGCAAGTTGGTTGATTTCTTTGAGGATAAAGAATTTTACTACC TGGTCATGCCCTGCTTTGGCAATGGGATGGACTTGTTTGACCGTGTGGAGTCACAGCCCTCCGGCCTCGAGTCCTTCGAGGTCCGTTCGCTTATAGGCCAGCTTAGTGACGCCGTTCAGTTCTTGCACGCCAATGGCATTGTCCATCGCGATatcaaggatgagaatgtCGTTCTCGACGGGTCTGGACATTGTCAGCTCATAGATTTTGGTTCTGCCGCACATTGGAGACCAGGCAAAAAATGGGATACCTTTTCTGGAACTTTGCACTACGCTTCGCCAGAGATTTTGCGGGGCGAGATGTACGGAGGGAAGGAGCAAGATATCTGGGCGTTGGGCGTGGTCACTTATGTCCTTCTGGTTGGCGAGACGCCTTTCTCTGAGCTACCCGATGAGGTGCTCCACGGTCTTGCGCCCGATAGCAAAGCCTATGCTGCGCTGATGGATAGGTGCGGAGCAGGgcacgaagaagagggcgaggaaaGTGATGGCGGAGGGAAGTTGCGTGATGCTGCAGATTTTGTGATGCGATGCATGGAGCCGGAAGTGGGAGACAGACCTAGCGCAGAGGTGCTCTTAGAGCATAGATACCTCAGGGGGAGAGATGGGTGGGTGGGTAAAAAGGGGTGGATCAAAGTTTGA
- a CDS encoding hypothetical protein (HMMPfam hit to Pkinase, Protein kinase domain, score: 76.7, E(): 6e-20), which translates to MPRTEETQYPGAGTLYVYSASPHRGISPSRSNKRRQSPSAWATIPTKWEDIVTIKEEPVTMATPDSLLQNGIAEFTYLPYSSEGVLGRGKFSTVYKVTGSDGNYHALKHTPLYPHHPLISARLLREPTLLAELPRHPCLIGVEGWVRTEGHFYLVEEYATNHVPLPTHPLPITPSRAAYILDQLVSCVRDTLHEKGRVCHRDLKGDNILVDADSGDIIILDLGLATRFSMSQPKLSTCCGSPAFHSPEIVMALSRPPGEITYYGPELDIWCIALTLLSLLLQVRFPLGPKHTSPYVMRERAMDRLQELDELYPRHSPWRPRPLSRSARMNGYDRANTQDTDVDFEKHEWRRVRKAMDDFLDIDGVRRMEKFRAYEIGDKTRQKVASYEVKEVEKKFKLINFIPTEVKYTLPIFLEEEEIIKKKTGVISFSNPLGESERRVKSYIKYLLRSAGILYHVLPPQQISNSATMPTPPQSSDPSSSPSFILQIVVPLPNQPSSTASSTAPLSPSSLTGWFPSIFSFRQGLNKPSGASPAGRSVSVPPIKKSHSPSPVLLGDKAGSNRRDKLLRCYIKVEFENNQRSPLSDRDRRSRASSETFISLREGLDLTTLHQVSLSSTNSTSTSATPAQSNSTVHTTPRPAHPQRSASACRHPQARPHPRRAASLAPASKDALSTHRTNAAVGMMNMTVPPSPLSRNVSLGSSPSDSETPASRIFNRPPSRASSISRKASGARPSLLLSHAHSSFTLPNQYPARLSSIESKIHIHLSDQRAYSVLVKALDIKHDGALGMHHGVGDPALSPMSVRRPSLAPSVTEGVEIPNGGLEEELELEPERGRARSKDDGSSLLFGYRNGNVPSPLSPISTSTKLPLATTTIIDALTPVDIRLEGNANRGHRPRDHFEKRAPRDTSRGRGLLNMLFGKSGDIKVSRSSSVPPLASGEIMTPPLW; encoded by the exons ATGCCAAGGACAGAGGAGACCCAGTACCCCGGCGCAGGGACACTTTATGTGTACTCAGCCTCCCCTCATAGAGGTATAAGTCCCTCAAGAAGCAATAAACGGCGACAGTCACCATCTGCGTGGGCTACTATCCCGACGAAATGGGAAGACATTGTGACG ATCAAAGAAGAGCCGGTGACGATGGCTACACCAGATAGTTTACTCCAAAATGGCATCGCCGAGTTCACGTATCTACCTTACTCCTCAGAAGGAGTATtaggaagagggaagttTAGCACTGTTTACAAAGTAACCGGGTCTGACGGAAACTAT CATGCTCTCAAGCATACCCCTCTGTATCCCCATCACCCACTTATATCTGCTCGACTGCTGCGTGAACCCACTTTGTTGGCCGAATTGCCGCGGCATCCATGTCTTATTGGTGTGGAAGGCTGGGTTCGCACTGAAGGGCATTTCTACCTCGTCG AGGAGTACGCCACCAACCATGTTCCACTTCCCACACACCCTCTTCCTATTACACCATCCAGAGCTGCCTACATTCTCGACCAACTCGTCTCCTGTGTGAGAGATACGCTGCATGAAAAGGGACGAGTCTGTCATCGCGATCTCAAGGGCGATAATATCCTGGTAGATGCTGATAGCGGAGACATCATCATACTGG ATCTTGGTCTTGCAACCAGGTTTTCTATGAGTCAACCCAAATTGTCGACATGTTGTGGCAGCCCCGCCTTTCAT TCCCCAGAGATAGTGATGGCTCTCTCGCGACCACCAGGGGAAATCACGTATTACGGCCCTGAGCTCGATATCTGGTGCATAGCTCTCACTCTCCTTTCTCTACTTCTACAAGTCCGGTTTCCCCTCGGTCCAAAACATACATCTCCCTACGTTATGCGAGAACGAGCCATGGATCGTTTGCAAGAGCTCGACGAGCTCTATCCTCGTCACAGTCCTTGGAGACCAAGACCGTTGTCCCGCTCAGCGCGAATGAACGGATATGACAGAGCAAATACTCAGGACACTGACGTGGATTTCGAGAAACATGAGTGGAGAAGAGTACGGAAAGCTATGGATGATTTCTTGGACATTGATGGAGTGAGGCGAATGGAAAAGTTCAGAGCTTATGAAATCGGAGATAAAACTCGACAGAAGGTTGCGAGTTACGAGGTAAAAGAAGTGGAAAAAAAGTTCAAGTTGATTAATTTCATCCCTACAGAAGTCAAGTACACTTTACCCATTTttctggaagaggaagaaataatcaagaagaagaccggGGTGATTTCATTCAGCAATCCCTTGGGCGAAAGTGAACGTCGGGTGAAGAGTTACATAAAATATCTCTTACGCTCAGCGGGCATACTGTATCAtgtccttcctccacagCAGATCTCAAATTCGGCGACCATGCCTACTCCTCCTCAATCATCTGATCCTTCATCCAGCCCGTCCTTTATTCTCCAGATCGTAGTTCCGCTACCGAATCAACCGTCATCTACCGCATCATCTACAGCTCCACTTAGTCCATCTTCTCTGACAGGCTGGTTTCCCTctatcttctccttccgaCAGGGACTAAATAAGCCATCTGGCGCATCTCCTGCTGGCCGTTCCGTCTCTGTGCCACCAATCAAGAAGTCACACTCGCCTTCACCAGTTCTTCTTGGGGATAAGGCGGGCTCAAATAGGCGCGATAAGCTGTTGAGATGTTACATCAAGGTAGAGTTTGAAAACAATCAGAGATCGCCGCTATCTGACAGAGATAGGCGAAGTCGAGCATCTTCTGAGACTTTCATCTCACTTCGAGAAGGCTTAGACCTTACTACCTTACATCAAGTTAGCTTATCTTCCACCAATTCCACCTCTACATCTGCAACCCCTGCCCAATCCAACTCAACAGTACACACTACTCCTCGTCCAGCACATCCACAACGTTCAGCCTCTGCCTGTCGCCACCCTCAAGCACGCCCTCACCCTCGACGTGCAGCTTCTTTGGCGCCTGCTTCTAAAGACGCCTTGTCTACTCACCGTACAAACGCCGCTGTTGGAATGATGAATATGACCGTTCCTCCGTCTCCCCTTAGTCGGAACGTGAGCTTAGGCAGCTCACCATCCGACTCTGAAACACCTGCTAGCAGAATATTCAATCGTCCGCCCAGTCGAGCCTCGTCCATCTCTCGCAAAGCAAGTGGTGCTCGCCCTAGTCTTCTTTTGTCCCACGCCCACTCATCATTCACCTTACCAAACCAGTATCCTGCAAGGTTATCAAGCATCGAATCCAAAATTCACATCCATCTTTCTGACCAGCGAGCATATTCTGTCCTGGTGAAAGCGCTTGACATTAAGCATGATGGAGCCTTGGGGATGCACCACGGAGTTGGCGATCCTGCATTGTCACCAATGTCCGTGCGGCGGCCAAGTCTGGCGCCAAGCGTGACAGAAGGGGTGGAAATTCCTAATGGtggattggaagaagagttggagTTGGAGccagagagagggagagcaAGGAGTAAAGATGATGGGTCGTCTTTATTATTTGGCTACAGGAATGGCAACGTACCGTCGCCTCTTTCACCGAtcagcaccagcaccaaGTTGCCACTGGCCACAACAACGATCATCGATGCATTGACACCTGTCGATATACGTTTGGAGGGCAATGCTAATAGAGGGCATAGACCGAGAGATCATTTCGAGAAACGTGCGCCGAGAGATACGAGTAGAGGTAGAGGATTGCTGAACATGTTGTTTGGCAAGTCGGGAGATATAAAAGTGTCAAGATCTTCCAGTGTGCCGCCATTAGCATCTGGAGAGATAATGACGCCTCCCTTGTGGTGA